Part of the Juglans regia cultivar Chandler chromosome 14, Walnut 2.0, whole genome shotgun sequence genome, ttttctaataatatgttGCATTGGAATGCGGAATTTACTAGAGATTTATAGGACTGGGAAGTGTGTGAAGCTGCtgatttctttgtaaaattatatgataCGAGGATCGAACAGAATAGGGAGGATAGGCTGCTGTGGGTGCATGATTATAATTCCAGATTCTCAGTGTGGTCTTTCTACAAGGTGTTAAATAGTCATGGTGACAAAGTATACCCCTGGAAATGTGTCTGGAGAGCAAGGGTACTTAGTTTTTGTTGGCTGGTGTctcttgagaaaatattaaccacagataatttgaggaaaagaggtttatttgtgattgattggtgttatatgtgtaaaaaaGATGGCGAATCTGTTAATCATCTTTtccttcattgtgaggtggtgaCAGAGctgtggaatgagatttttgcaAGGGTAggcattgcttgggtgatgcctgaGCGAGTGGTGGACTTTTTGGCTAGCAGGCAAGGTTCAGTGGGATGTGGAGGCAGTGCAGCAGTGTGGAGGATGATCccattgtgtttgttttggtgcTTATGTTTAGAAAGAAATGGGAGGTGTTTCGAAGATAGCAAACGTTCTATGGGGGAATtcagggattttttctttagcactattaagtttttgggtgaagaaCCTTGTAAGGGAtgagaatatttgtaatgttttgcCTTAGTTCTGTTTTGctttagcttgtatttaggtgtactcacttgtatacttcctgtgtacttgggctatgtctatttacttgaaataaattctcttatgggtagtgatagggtAGTAGGGTCACTACTCTATCACTACCCATCTACTATCCAAAtgcatttcaagtttttttatttttttatcattttcttctaagtatttttttaacatccttaaatcactaagaaaaaattaaaaaaatatataattttactaatactcactttcttaatcattaagtaaaaaaaattaaaaaaaaaatcaaatacaaaaagaatagtATATGGgtagtagtaaccctatcattattcttctCTTATTATCTGTCAAAAAAATAAGTATGACCATATCATGTCACTAATTCAACGAGGATCAATAAGTATTGAGAACTTGAAAGAAGTCACTAGACCTTTTATGAACAAAAACAATTAGagattcaaaaataataaacatgtataacagtaataaaaattcaaatgagccataaaaaaatccaaagtctcattcacatttttttttttttttgctaataagagattttattccaagaaaataggcataacccaagtacacgggaagtatacaagagaaaaaaagtgaAGTCTCATTCACTTTAAAATTCCACTTCAGTATTAATTAACCCTAGCATCAAAGTGAAGTCTGGTCAGATTAGCATGTAAAAACAGAAATGGCATGGAAtcaaaaaattagtaaataacCACTATAACACAGCAACAGTTATAGTTAGAAGATAATGATGTCACTAAAGATGTAGGTAGGTGTCAACACAAGGCTGCAGATAATTGTCATGGTGGATGTAATCATGTAACTTGCCCGATTGAGTCTAATGATGATAATGAGCTAAAAATGTAGGTAGGCGTCAACACAGGGCTGCAGATAATTCTCATGGTGGATGTAATCATGTAACACCCCCGATTGAGTCTAATGATgatgaatgagatcccacatttccaaagagagagagttcttgCAATTTGTACTGAAATAAACTATTCTGCTGATTTTGTTAGTGAAGACAAACTGCAAGACCTGAATTTGAGGCAAGCATGCCACAGCTGGTTTTGTATCTACATACGCTAGACCAATTGTATTTAGATTATAACAGAAGtgcttatatattaaaaaaacaacagaTCAGCACAGAAAAACCAAATGCATACCTCGATTGCGCTTTGCACAGCGCTTGCCACCTCAAACTCCACAAAGCCAAAACAAAATCCCTGGTGTATTGATGCATGGacaataaacatatttttataattcatggACTAAAAATATTAGCTGAGGAAACGATCAATAAGCAATTTGAGTTTACATTATGGCATACCTTTTGGCTTCTAACTTGAATACCGTCAATCTTAATAGGTCCAAATTGCTTGAACTCACTTTCAAGCAAGGCAGGCGTAGCATTCAGAGGGAGGCCTTTTACGTAAATAGAATGACCATCAGCTGCAAATAAACACAAACATATAGACAATAAATACAATCATACAGAATAACCAACACAACCAGGATGCAGATCATATGGTAAGCTTACTAGCAGAAATAATGGTACAATAACAAAACAAACTACAAACCTTCAGATTCCTTCTCACCACCATTTTCAGCAGCATTTGAGCTGGAAACTGGTGTCTGAGACAACGGGGCAGGAGGAGGTCCACCAGTCACTAGTTGTTCTTGGCTCTTGGAAACAGACTTCCGAGGTGCTGGCATTTGGGTTGAAAATGGAGCAGCATTCTCCTTCAAAACTTTAACCTGTAATAGCAAAATATATAGGatttgcaaaaaagaaaaaagaacacgttaaaataaaacaaactagcaataaaaagttaaaggaaGACCACTTGTTCCCAAATCTTTGTCCttttactattaaataattagccCCCCACATTTAGAGATTATCCGAACCATTATTGCCAAACCATTATTGCCGAACCATTATTGCCAAGGAAATGATAAGAAATAAATCCAAAGCATAGGATTTTACATAATAGCCACTTACAATATAGGCATATGACTTCTTGGGAGCTTCTTCAATTTTAGAATTAGATTCAACCACTATCTGCCAACCATCTGAAACTTCGTCAACGACCTCAGGAACTGCTGGTTCCTCTTCTTCAATTGAAGCATGTCCATTCTCAGGAGGATTACACACTTCCTCTTCATCAACAACCTCTGGCACTGTAGTCACTGGCTCTGAAATATGATTCTCCTGCACAGGAGAAGGATCTGCAACAATATACATCCACGAAGTCAGTTGGCGTGAGCCAAAAATCTAAGCTTTGAATTGTAAAGTGTGTTTCACATTACCAAGGTCAGAAGCAAGAGGTTCTTCGACATCATTAATGAGACCCTCGTTCCCATTGTCAACATATCTAAAAACATCATTTAGAACAAAGTAGCCTATGTCTTGAGGAGCCAGGAAGAAAGTTTGAGTAAATTTGCGCCTCAAACTATCCTTTGCAGTCAAATACCCAGTAACAAGAACAAGGACTCCCCCGTTGAAAGAATCTTGTGAATCCACAGTTAAGATTTCTGCACTTAGTTCACCATAATGAAGCGAGAGTATCTTCTCATTGATTGCCTACTCAAAGAAAATCAGTCAGCATATAGAGAGGGATCAAGGTTTCCACTCctaattttcaccatttgaaggTGAACACCTGTCAATTCCTAAAAAATTTTACCAtacaaataaaaccaaaaatgtaataaaaagaGAGTCAATAAAACTCAAATCACTCCCTCGTTTAACTCTCAAACTGCACCTACTTTACCACCCTAATAGTCAGATTTTCTAGATTGCTCTGTTTGGTctctgagaaaaaaaaactataaaaattgttttaaaccTTAAAACCCTCTTTTTCACCATACTTTTATCAACCAGAGAATTTTTCTAGTCACAcaaccattttttcagcaactGAAGCATATTTAATTGCATAAAGCAAACTGGTAAACAGTAAACAAGCCGCATCATGCAGGCAACTAGGCTTTGCAAGTGTAGGTGAATAggaaaattaaccaaaaaaaaaagagagagaaaaaaagaggaaagagaatgACGGTAGCTCACTTGCATAGTGGTTGTAATACTCATCGCCCCATTTTCTTCTTGACGACCAAGCTTACTAGTATCCTGGTAAAACCGATGAACAAGCTCCGGGGATTGATGCAAGATAAGGTAGTACTGGTGGACAAAGGCATTGCCAACCTAGGTTTGACCACAAATTCATCCAAAATAGATTAATACCCTAAAAACAACACAATACCTTTAATAATTTTCCCAGTCTGAAAACAATACATACAACATCAGCAGCAGGAGTGCAGGCTGCAGCTAAGACTTCCGGCTCTGAAGATGCCATCACCGAATTGATTTCTGATAAgcaataaaaaaacactaattactttacataaaaaatcacaactaCCATGGATCTGCTACCCTAAAGGGTGGCTGGATGCCAGCCACACCCCTCAAAACTGACTCTTTTTTCCTTCCCAttcttttttggttattttttatctttttattttcagcatGACATGGCATTTATTACACCTAGATTACCCATATCAGTTGGTTAGATGACATGGCAAGTGtcttttcatgtatacttcctgagtacctgggctttgcctatttctatgaatacaatatccttgattacctatcaaaaaaaagatGACATGGCAAGTGTCACATTGGATgacacatcagtttgtaagaaaaaaatagtacaatttgaagaaatttcagCATTTTCTCCTGAGGCGATTTGAAAAGACATCATAAATCTTTCACAACCATCACAAGAGAATTATACATCGACACTTGGAACGAAAAATTTTTCGGTAATCTTCACCGAGCAAACATCATCCATCCCGCAAAACAAACAGAGAACCCTACAGAACCATTGGCTACAGCCTACTTCAACGTAAACCTGGAGAGAATTATTAGATTAAATCCTCAGCAATTACTTAAATTTTAAGCCACAACGGTTTCCGTTTTCACGGGAACAGTTTCCCAAGTAAAAAATTGACCAGGAACTGAAaatgaaacaataaaataaaaagttggtTTTTGTTTAACAAGTAACGACGATCCATCAGAGGGGATTTTTCgtgttcataacaaaattttatcatgtaGCATCTtcccagaaaaagaaaacagggCCTAAGAAagcacaaaacaaaacaacactCCAATAACACTACTGACGTGATTGAGGAAACGACAGCAGTACCTGATCGAAGAGTGCTGATTGGGCGGAGATTGAGAGAAGGGTATTTAAATAGTAGCTCCGCGACCTTCTCTCACCTCCCACGGTggttttttttctagggtttataactttatattagGGTTCCCTTCCGGATCTTGAAGAGGGAAGAGAGTGTGCGTGACGGTGTTAGGAATAGAGTGAAATAGAGGGTTTTTTAAGAAAGAAGTGTAAAGGGCGGAAATTTGGAGCACTTGTAAGGAAAGAGAGATGCTTTAGATCTGATAAGTAAAcagtaatattttatgaatgttattaaaatatatttaaatataaatatataaaataaattaatatgattttaattttttttataaaaatttaaaaaataattaattttattaataactaatttgagatgaattaaaatatacttgCCAATGAAAtacaaccctttttttttttattttaaaggaaaactcttaaaccatttcattataataaataagaaatataacGAGGAGTACCCTCCATTGTTAaaaccaaatttgaaatggaaaGAGAATTTTTTGCTTACAAATGGGTCATAACATTGTCATTTCTTCTAATATTAGAAACCTCCTATCTAGCAAAGTTTTGCAACAAAAATTTTGCTTCATAAACAAACGAGGCACTGCTACCCCCTCCCTTATCCTTATGCAGAGAGTTGATCACTTATAGGGAATCTCCTTATATGACGACTTGTCTAAGGCTAAGATCCATACCAAATTTAATAGCTAGAAGAGTACTATAGGACTCGGCTAGCAAGGGGTCAGGAAAGAGCTTCTTGCTTTGCCGCATGGTAGCTATTACTTGCCCTTCACTGTCTCTGACTACAGCACCAACACCTATCAGTCCCTTCCTTTTGTCAATAGATCCATCCCAATTTATTTTGAACCATTGCAAGGGAGGAGCCTTCCATGCTGTTGGGGATGAGCAAGATTGTAGAGTTCTGGAGTCATTATGCCTGGTTTTTTCATCTAACAGATCAAGTATGGCTTGAGCTTCCCCAACAAGTGAATTTGGATGAGTGAATTCATTGTTAAAGATGAAGCAATTTATCCTCCACCAAATCTTCCTAACCACTATGACAAATTCTTGAAGCACCTAGTTTTCAATCAATTGAATGAGGGCAACAAAAAGTTCCAGAAAAGATAGTTGTGATAGGTATATCTTCTGTAGCTTTTTTGAAGTGgtcacaatttttttcttagctAGATTTGATTGGGTAGGGAGAGCCTCAAGACAAGCCCTCCATAGGAAGACCTTATCTCCAAGTTGAACCTTTAGCTTCCATAGAGTGTGTCAAATCTCCTTAAATTGATTACTACAAGATGCTTGACCCTGCTCTGCTTATTCCTTAGCTAACTCCATATGGTAAGCACTTCTTACAAAGAAGTGGCCATCTTTAGTACCCTGCCGAATAATTCGATCACTCCCATGCATAGAATTGATAGGGGTTTGTAGGATCAAGTTAGCCTCCCTTTCATTAAAGACTTCCTTCACAAGCTTAGACTTCCATTTGATGGAGTGGTGATCAATTAGCTCAGAGATAGTAGCTTGACTATCCAAATGCACAATTGGGCTAAGCACTTTACTAGGAACTGGGTGACCAAGCCATTTGTCCTGCCATATTTGAACCTTTCTCCCATTACCAATCCTCCAATAGGAACCATCCACCACCACATGTTGAGTTGTCAAAGGACTCCTCCAAATAAAGGATGGTTTGGAGCCTAATTTTACTGTCAGGAAGGTggcatttttgaaatattttgccTTCAATACCTTAGTTGCAAATGAGTCAGGTTCTTGCACCAGCATCCAGCATTGCTTTGTAAGCATTGCCTTATTAAAACACTAAAGGTCCCTGAATTTCATTCCCACACCAAACTTTGCCTTACCCATAGTTTTCCAAGAAACCTAATGGATcttatgtttcttttccttcgAACCCCACCGGAAATTATGAAAGACACTATTTATAGAGTGCAACAAGATTTTTGGTAACTTAAAGACACTCATAGTGTAGGTGGGAAGAGCTTGAACCACTGCTTGTATAAAGATCTCCTTCCCTGCTTGAGATAGACTCTTCACCTTATGGCcattgattttcattttaattgcaTCAAGGATACGTTTGAAAGACTTGTTTTTGTCCTTTCCCACAATAGATGGTAAgcccatatatttttcataggaCATAACAGATCTCATTCCAACCAGTGACAAGATGTATTTTTTAGCCAACCTTGAAGTGTTCTTGATAAAAATTATGCATGTCTTCACTAGGTTTAGTATTTGTCCAGAGGCATTCTCATAGTCTTTCAAAAGGTTGAATAACCTTCCCCACTCAAGACTCGAATCTGCCTTCTTGCCACTGGTACACCATGAATCACTCCTGACTTCTTAGCTTGACCAATAAGATTACTAAGGGCTTCTATAcacaaaataaagagataaggTGAAAGGGGATCACCTTGGCTAATCTTTCTTGTTGGATGAAAAACCGGTTGAGGAAAACCATTTACAAGGATTGTATAAGAAACTGATTCAATGCATCTCACAACAAGGTCCACCCACTGGCTACTAAATCCTAGTTTGTTTAACACAGTTTTTAGGAACTTCCATTCAATTCGATCATATACCttgctcatgtcaagtttcaaggtcatatatccttcatttcttatcattttactttttattgtaTGCAAGGCTTCAAAGGAAACAATCACATTATCTGAAATTAGCCTGTAGGGGATAAAAACTGATTGGTAGGGGATATAATGTTTGACAATATTTTCTGAAGTCTATTGGCAATAACTTTGGAAATCAGCTTGTATACCACATTACAAAGGGATATAGGTCTGAATTCAGTCACTTTGGTATGATTCTTTTTCTTGGGAATTAGAGTTATATAGGTGCTATTAATATCAGACATACTTCCTTTTGAGTTCAACACATATAGCACTGCTGCACTTACTTCGTCTCCCACAATATTCCAATGTTTTTTATAGAAGGCACCAGGGTATCCATCAGGACCTGAAAAGCTAAGGCCATTCATCTGGAAAAGTGCAATCTTCACCTCCTGTTGAGTGTAGGGTCTGAGCAACATGTTTTGATCCTTAGTCACACAAGCCTCCATGGGTCTAAGACAATCTGCAATGTTCATAGGGTTAGAAGAAGAGAACAAGTTTTGAAAATAACCTTGAAACAAGTTTGAGATTCCTTCTTTGGAAATAACTTCTTGGTCATTATCATCAACCAATTTCTTAATCCAGTTAGTTTTCTTCCTCTGAGTGGCACATTGGTGAAAGAATTTTGCATTTCGATCCCTTTCCCTCGACAACTTTTGTTTggccctttgtttccatttgaTGTGTTATTCTTCAATTAGATTGTCCACCTTCTTTTGCAATTGCTTTATGGGTTCAGTGAGGTGGCCAGTATTAGCCTTGTGTAACTCTGATAGCTAGTTCAAAAGAGCATTGATCTCTTTTTTATGTTTGCCTGTATGCTGCTTACTCCACTGCAACAACTGCATTCTACATTTGTTTAGGCCTTCAATAGCAGATGGTAGTATATTCTCAGCTGCTTTAGGTTTGCTCCAGTCATTCTCTACCACCTTGTAGCATTCATCCCTTAAGGACCAGCTAGCCTCAAATCTAAAAGGTTTTGGAGTTCTGTTCATGTCACATTGAAACTGATCCATAGTGATGAAAAATGGGCAATGATTAGAGCTCAGGGCTGGGAGAACATGCACTTTCTAATTTGGGGACTTCTCAGACCATTTCATACTGCAGAAAGCTTTATCAAGCCTTTCCTTGACAAAGGCCAGGCCTTGTTTACCATTAGACCATGTATATTTATTTCCAAAGAATCCCATATCAAAGATACCACTCTCCTCAACAGCTTCTCTAAAGGTCTCTATTTGATTGAAGGGTTTCACAGCTCCCCCGCACTTCTCTCCATTGCTAAGCacctcattaaaatcccctacgCATAACCACGCTATAGATTCCTCAAGTTTGAGGATCTTGAGAAGCTGCCAACTCTCCCATCTCTTCACTGTAGTTGGGTTTCCATAAAAGTCCGTTAACACCCAATACATTCTATTATTCCCCCCTTTGACTAGCAAGGAGATGTGGTTATGAGTATAGGACAAGACCTCAACCTCCACATCATCACTCGATTCACTCCAGAGAAAAGCCAAACATTCACTCAAACCCTTATTGTCTATAACAAAACTGTTGGTAAACTACAGTTGCCTTTTaagtatttctattttaattcttttacactttgtttccatcaagaaaacaaaggatGAGAGCTTATTATGCACTATTTGATGCAAGTCTTGAACTGTCattgggttcccaagcccatgaCAGTTTCAACTTAGGCAATTCATAAATCTTGGTGGGGCTGTGACACAGCCACCACCATATTAGAGTTGTGTAAGTCCATAGGATCATCTCCATTTCTTCTTGCCTTCTTGACAAGAGGCTTGACATGTATTTCACTCAACTGCTTAGCATGCCTCTTTTTGTGATTGGAACCCACTGCTGTAGTGACTGGTGGGCCTAAACTTAATCCAGTGAAGCACTTGTCTCGGGCTCTTCTTTTCCAGCTGGCCCTTTTTTTTGGAGTGTTCCAACATTTGGACTTGGTCAGATAAGAATTGGTCCAAAGATGAGACTTAAGCTTTTAAATCACTCGAGCCCACTTGAGCAGGGGTTAAGTTGTAACTCTAGTCTTGAGCAACAGAGTTAACCCCCTCACTGTAATCTTCCTTTTCTGGTTCATATTCCTTGAACACTAGCATAGGACTCAACCCCTCATTTGTTTTGGCAATCATAAAGCTGCCTTTAGAAGGTGTagacaaacttttttttttagtgaatgtTTTTTAAGGGGACAGTTCCCTGGAGTCATGCAGCTTTTCCTGCACTGTGTCATTGACTTTTGATATGGTAGTTACCAAAACAGTTTCCTGAACATCTTCCTAACAGTTAGAGTTACCAACCTTGGCATCATCCCTGTCCTCCCCTCCTTTCCTCCATGAGTGAATATCTACTCGAGCTTGCTGGTGGCCTCCATTATCATATTTCTTGAGAATCAGGTCACTCTCCTTTACTGTAGGAGCCCTTAACCAAGCTCCATATTGTTGTTGGCCCTTAGTACGAAAAATGGAAGAACATCCTTGCTTGGGATGTTTAATGATaccacatttgaaacaaaaagaatgtAATCTTTCATATTTGAACTGCACCCATGTTATTTTGCCCTCCACAATGATGAACATACCCCTTAAAAGAGGTTTTGTGATATCAATCTCCAACCTTATTCTCAGGAACTTCCTCATCGAATACCTCTCAAATTAGCATGAACTTGAAGTACCTTCCCAACATTACTGCCAATCAAGGATCCAACATCATGTGTCATGCATCCAAGTGGCATGTTATACACTTGAATCCATAATTACTCTGTCGAAAGCCACTTCATTGATGGATATACTACCATCGATTACCTGCAAACATATCAACCATCTATCAAAGGACCAAAGTCTCCCAAAGATCACTCTTTACATGTCCTTTTTCAGACTGAACTCGATTAGAAACTTGTTAGACCCAACCTCAGAGAATTGGATCCAACTTTCACATCTCCATACTTTAGTCATAGTTCCCTTGAAGGCCTATTTGTTAACAGACTTCTCAACTAGTATCATTGCTAGTAAACAAAATTGTCCATGATGTACTGCACACGACATGGAAGCAGGTTGTAGGACTAACCCTTCCTTTTCCTTATCAGTGAGACATGGTCCTTCCCACTGCCTTGCTAAGTCTTCTTTCATGGTCACCTCTTCAAGCTGGCTACACTAACTCAAGAGACACACTCTATCTTAGAGAGGAAACCTCACCCTCATAGGAGAGGACTCGAGAGCCCTCACTATGGTTTGATCCATGTCCAATCCATAAGAAAATAGTATCCCATATAACCACTATGGGCTATGGCaattaggggtgggctccgactccgatggagtcggagttgtcatttccgacctccgactctgacaaaagtcggagccaaaattcccctccgactccgactccgaacgcagtcggagtccgattccgatcggaggtcggagctccgacctccgatcggaactccgaactccagtcggagctccgacctccgatcggaactccgactggagttcggagggagttcctCCGTTCAGAGTTCCGAACTCAATTttgtaatagattttttttttattattattatttaaattttgttgttcaatttcgtttcagatagtgggcaacatatatatattttttttaaaagtgaatcatctacaaatatttggtttattcaagagttttcaataatttaaatattcgttctgattttgttactgaattttgattatatctttaatttgttttatgtccgcctgaaatttagcattaaaagtgctcatgactcatgagttgaaaattacacaaatttaaaattttatagaaaagaatgatggtatgaatttgtataattcgattaatttcagttggataataaattataaacttttgagagaggatggataaagtaataatagaaattatagaataaagagtacttatcccatgTTTTTGCTCGagatataagtacataaatataactatataaatagtttaaaaattaaataacatgtatgatgcagccataagttataacagtctcatttataacgtaataacaatatgactcagtcttgaaatataactatataaaaattaaacacgggtttcactcaaaccccaatgttccattggtcacgcctgaaatgaagatagaaagtagcaatcaatagatgaaaaaaaattgataataaaaaattatatacggtaaaagaataatttgattcttaccaagaaaggaggttctctcaactccatcccaactctcaagtagcgtccgttccaaactctcaatcatcggtaattatgttagggttcacaattagatctataaaatcataaaaagtagaagttagaaacattaaaaataattaaatcatcatttaaaagcatataaacttacccgattcaagcctatagctctcggcatcaacgccaacggtatctagtccaatgggcgtttcacttatccaattctgtgtgcaaacgagggcctccacggttgacggtgacaatgaactccgataagcatccaacacgcgacctccagtgctaaatgccgactctgaggcaaccgtagtgacaggaatggctagcacatctcgggccacacgggaaaggactggatacttggtggaattaactttccaccaagttaataactgaaatacatcattaggtgcctcgacagcttccataaaatatcgttcaacctcagatgtacaatgcataatattccttgttgacatgagttgatgatactgccgtataacacgattgcctctaacccctacagatgggtcagtatcacctgagggaactgtcgatcctgtcggcctcgaatgtgaggagctaccaactgcggatgaaggctgagcactagtactgtagtgatgatataagtcatcaacatcactttttagcaatctaataaactctccagccttcactgccccgaggacggaatttacccaaaattctagaacggccaacttaactcgggggtcaaggatcacagccacaaatagcaatctatttatcttctcaatattcacccaatatttatcatatttgatcttcatcctcgtagccatattAGATAACAATCCAgtagagtcagtacaactattttccaactggaagtgaagctccgagagctcactgaaaaatgagttcgcagtcgtatatttggatccagatagtcgcatggttatctcataaaaagttcttaaaaattcaacaaaataactcacactggtccaatcatgtgcgtctggcgcaccgagcccctgtcctgctggctccaacaaagcatacctcaggcccccatcctcgacctccatccgctcgaatgctttttggtacttctgtgccacatccaacatcatgtatgtagaattccatcgagtcggaacgtccaagcacagcatactagaacattcaatcttcaaatcttctgctattgccttaaacttggcaagcctttgaggggaacccctcacatatcgtacaatgttgcggactcgggttatggaatcatgaacctcttttaatccctcaacaactatgaggttaatgatatgagcacagcatcgaacgtgaataaactcgtgggcccgaatgacatcatctctcaccgtcgtgttccgcttaaaccaatcaattgctgtttcattcgcactggcattgtcaactgtaatacacagcacttttcgaattccccagtcctttaaacaatcatccatcttcgccccaatggatgcacctttatgatccacaatttctttaaaaccaataatttttttatgcaaaatccactcactgtcaatgtagtgtgctgtgatacacatgtagcagacgttctgtatggaagtccatgtgtcagtcgtaaaagacactctctggccagtggtaataaacatcttcctcatctcctccttgtccttcgcatgcctcttcatacaatctcgcatcactgtataccgtgatggaatgggaaatcgtggctcaacaaaatttagaaactttcgaaagcctcttttctc contains:
- the LOC109012799 gene encoding nuclear transport factor 2-like, whose protein sequence is MASSEPEVLAAACTPAADVVGNAFVHQYYLILHQSPELVHRFYQDTSKLGRQEENGAMSITTTMQAINEKILSLHYGELSAEILTVDSQDSFNGGVLVLVTGYLTAKDSLRRKFTQTFFLAPQDIGYFVLNDVFRYVDNGNEGLINDVEEPLASDLDPSPVQENHISEPVTTVPEVVDEEEVCNPPENGHASIEEEEPAVPEVVDEVSDGWQIVVESNSKIEEAPKKSYAYIVKVLKENAAPFSTQMPAPRKSVSKSQEQLVTGGPPPAPLSQTPVSSSNAAENGGEKESEADGHSIYVKGLPLNATPALLESEFKQFGPIKIDGIQVRSQKGFCFGFVEFEVASAVQSAIEASPIIIGGRQAVVEEKRSTSRGNSKGRFSSGRTAGYRHEGVRGRGNGNYGGGRGYGRGDFNGRTEFGSRNGNRGGFSSRGEGYQRADHTGGNGGRVNRAGGLAVNAAARSTAPRITATA